GTTACACTACGGTTTATGGGCATTTAAAGAAATTTGCTCCTGAAATTGAGGCTTATGTTAAAGAACAACAATATAAAAAACAGAGATATACGTTAGAATTATTCCCTCAAGCCAATGCCTTAAAAGTGGAGAAAGGAAAACTAGTTGCATATAGTGGTAACTCAGGGAGTTCTGGTGGACCACACTTACATTTTGAAATTAGAGATGGAAAATCAAATCCCATAAATCCAATGTTTTTTGGTATCGACATTCCCGATCATCAGAACCCCTTGATTAGAGCCGGAGTGGTTTATTCTTTTGGTGATTCTACAAATGTTGACGGAACGAATGCCGTTAAAGAATTAATTATCAAAAATAAGAATGGAAACTTAGTTGCCAACCCGATAACTGCTTATGGAAAAATTGGTATTGGCATTAATGCTGTTGATAAATTAGATGGAGCCTTAAACAACAATGGTATTTTCAATTTACAAATGACCGTTAATGGTAAAAAGGTTTATGAACATGAAGTAAATACTGTCAGTTTTGCGGAAACACGTTACATAAATACCTTAGTCGATTATGAACGATATTATAAAAAAAGGCAAAAAATTCAAAGGTGCTTTGTAGAACCTTCTAACAAACTAAGTATTTACAAATCATTAATTAACAATGGTTATTTAACCATTGAGGATGGATTATCCTATAACGTTGAAATTACGGCTAAAGATTTTAAAGGTAACACAACAAAACTAATTATTCCTATCAAAGGAAAAAAGACAACTACCATTGTAAAAACGAAATCTGAAACGACGCCTCATTTTTTCAGAGCGAATGAGTTTAACAAAATTAACAAAGAAAACATAAGTGTTGCTTTTCCTAAAAACAGTTTCTATGAGGACATTTATTTCGATTTTAATTATGATAAAAATATTGTAAAATTACACAATGGAGGTGTTCCACTACATCGTAATTTCACCTTAACATTTGATATATCTGACTATCCCGCCAAGGATAAAAAGCAAGTAATTATTGCATCAATTAATAATAAAGGGAGACGGTCTTACGCCTCAACAAAAAGAAAAGACGACAAAGTTTACACATTAAGTAGAAGCTTAGGAAATTACACATTAGCTATTGATTCTGTAGCTCCAAAAATTAGTCCCGTTAACTTTAAGGATAAACAATGGCTATCGAAATACCGT
The nucleotide sequence above comes from Aureibaculum algae. Encoded proteins:
- a CDS encoding M23 family metallopeptidase, whose protein sequence is MRKTILVTLLFLVFFQGFSQANYPKDYFIKPLEVPLILSGTFGELRTNHFHGGLDIKTQQREGLNVVAAADGYVSRINVAHWGYGKALYVTHPNGYTTVYGHLKKFAPEIEAYVKEQQYKKQRYTLELFPQANALKVEKGKLVAYSGNSGSSGGPHLHFEIRDGKSNPINPMFFGIDIPDHQNPLIRAGVVYSFGDSTNVDGTNAVKELIIKNKNGNLVANPITAYGKIGIGINAVDKLDGALNNNGIFNLQMTVNGKKVYEHEVNTVSFAETRYINTLVDYERYYKKRQKIQRCFVEPSNKLSIYKSLINNGYLTIEDGLSYNVEITAKDFKGNTTKLIIPIKGKKTTTIVKTKSETTPHFFRANEFNKINKENISVAFPKNSFYEDIYFDFNYDKNIVKLHNGGVPLHRNFTLTFDISDYPAKDKKQVIIASINNKGRRSYASTKRKDDKVYTLSRSLGNYTLAIDSVAPKISPVNFKDKQWLSKYRYLKLKITDNLSGIKSYRGEIDGKWVLFEYEPKKNVLTYDFNDGKIEGVKHKLKLTVVDNVNNTNVYIASFNTK